The Humulus lupulus chromosome 4, drHumLupu1.1, whole genome shotgun sequence genome has a window encoding:
- the LOC133831847 gene encoding receptor-like protein 7 translates to MGCELGDSLANLTSLKNLGLGGCGLYGPIPSSLGELTQLSILNLKENDFTGYIPSFIQNLTLLSKIKLDYNQISGPILSWFGNLTAIQYIYFSSNKLIGSIPPSLFKLNNLEDLDLSHNSLSGTLLLDLNFNYLSLASCNLSKFPEFIGNQTNLELLDLSSNNIYGQIPQNLMNSSLQRLEVIDISNNLITGFHNHQTILPWSSLLVLEIQSNLLQGQLPVLPSYVIHYDASDNILSGEIPKSICNLSSILILDLSNNNLSGEFPRCSGGMISSSIIALNLRNNSFHGTIPLECQQQESDLRMVDFSHNNFQGKLKRPFATCVNLEFLDFSYNQISDVFPTWLGRFPLLKVVLMRENKFHGVIGKPEYTKGE, encoded by the exons ATGGGTTGTGAACTAGGTGATTCCTTGGCAAATTTGACTTCTTTGAAAAATCTTGGTCTAGGAGGTTGTGGATTGTATGGGCCTATTCCATCTTCACTTGGTGAATTAACCCAACTTTCTATTCTAAATCTCAAAGAAAATGATTTCACTGGGTACATCCCATCTTTTATTCAAAACCTCACCCTACTTTCTAAGATTAAATTAGATTACAATCAAATTTCAGGGCCAATCCTTTCTTGGTTTGGCAATCTTACTGCAATACAATACATATATTTTTCTTCAAACAAATTGATTGGTTCAATTCCGCCGTCCTTGTTCAAACTCAATAATCTTGAAGATCTCGACCTCTCGCATAATAGTTTGAGTGGTACATTGCTGTTAGATTTAAATTTCAATTATCTATCGTTGGCCTCTTGCAACTTGAGCAAGTTTCCTGAATTTATTGGTAATCAAACTAATCTCGAACTGTTGGACCTTTCCAGTAACAATATATACGGCCAAATTCCCCAAAATCTAATGAACTCAAGTCTTCAACGCTTGGAAGTGATAGATATATCCAACAACTTGATAACAGGGTTTCATAACCATCAAACCATTCTACCTTGGTCTAGTCTGCTTGTGTTAGAAATCCAATCTAACTTGTTGCAAGGACAACTGCCAGTTCTTCCATCATATGTCATACATTACGATGCCTCTGACAATATTCTAAGTGGTGAAATTCCCAAGTCGATATGCAATTTGAGTTCAATTTTGATCCTTGATTTGTCAAATAATAACTTGAGTGGGGAGTTTCCTCGTTGTTCAGGCGGTATGATCAGTAGCTCTATAATAGCTTTGAATTTGAGAAACAACTCTTTCCATGGCACCATTCCTCTTGAATGTCAGCAGCAGGAAAGTGATTTGAGGATGGTGGATTTCAGTCACAATAATTTTCAGGGAAAACTTAAACGACCATTTGCAACATGTGTGAATCTTGAGTTTCTTGACTTTTCTTACAATCAAATCAGTGATGTGTTCCCCACTTGGCTTGGGAGGTTTCCTCtgttaaaagttgttttaatgaGGGAGAACAAATTTCATGGAGTCATAGGGAAACCTGAATACACTAAGG GTGAGTGA